From one Tsukamurella tyrosinosolvens genomic stretch:
- a CDS encoding TIGR03619 family F420-dependent LLM class oxidoreductase — protein MSDQHPSVGIVQFTSDRGLPPQRLAPMIEAAGFASYFVPEHGHIPTRRDAAHPGTGTAELPDDRYLRTLDPWTTLAAAAAVTERIELATAVALPVQADPITLAKTIATVDHLSGGRVTLGVGFGWNLDELADHGVPAGRRRTMLREYLESMRALWRDEEAQYQGEFVSFGPSWAWPKPPGAVPVLVGAGGTDKNFTWIAKNADGWITTPQDRGITDAARRFAEIWREHGRDGAPRIVALDGRPDRDRLARWGEAGVTDVLYPAVDSDEVAAAEHLRRVADAVALERA, from the coding sequence GTGAGTGATCAGCACCCCTCCGTGGGCATCGTCCAGTTCACCTCCGATCGCGGCCTGCCGCCGCAGCGCCTCGCGCCGATGATCGAGGCCGCGGGCTTCGCTTCCTACTTCGTGCCGGAGCACGGTCACATCCCCACGCGGCGCGACGCCGCGCACCCCGGGACCGGCACCGCGGAGCTCCCCGACGACCGCTACCTCCGCACCCTCGATCCGTGGACCACCCTGGCGGCCGCCGCCGCGGTGACCGAGCGGATCGAGCTCGCGACCGCCGTCGCGCTGCCGGTGCAGGCCGACCCGATCACGCTCGCCAAGACGATCGCCACCGTCGACCACCTCTCCGGCGGGCGTGTGACCCTCGGCGTCGGGTTCGGCTGGAACCTCGACGAGCTGGCGGACCACGGCGTCCCCGCGGGACGCCGCCGGACGATGCTCCGCGAGTACCTCGAGTCGATGCGGGCGCTGTGGCGCGACGAGGAAGCCCAGTACCAGGGCGAGTTCGTCTCCTTCGGCCCGAGCTGGGCGTGGCCCAAGCCGCCGGGCGCGGTCCCCGTCCTCGTCGGGGCCGGCGGCACGGACAAGAACTTCACCTGGATCGCGAAGAACGCCGACGGCTGGATCACCACCCCGCAGGACCGGGGGATCACCGACGCCGCGCGCAGGTTCGCCGAGATCTGGCGGGAGCACGGGCGCGACGGTGCCCCTCGCATCGTCGCGCTCGACGGCCGCCCCGACCGGGACCGGCTGGCCCGCTGGGGCGAGGCCGGCGTCACCGACGTGCTGTACCCGGCGGTCGACTCCGACGAGGTGGCCGCCGCGGAGCACCTGCGCCGCGTCGCGGACGCCGTCGCGCTCGAGCGGGCGTGA
- a CDS encoding MmcQ/YjbR family DNA-binding protein — protein MPHPIMFSDDDPVLARVREIALAFPESTEKIAHGRPTFRCGKMFAMYGGGTKKTAARPHEQRNTSVLFIADPAERTALEQDERFYLPAYMASAGWLGLDLTVGTVDWDEVRELIDASYRQIAPKRAIAALDEA, from the coding sequence ATGCCCCATCCGATCATGTTCTCCGACGACGATCCCGTACTCGCCCGCGTGCGGGAGATCGCGCTCGCCTTCCCCGAGTCGACGGAGAAGATCGCGCACGGGCGGCCCACCTTCCGGTGCGGCAAGATGTTCGCGATGTACGGCGGCGGCACGAAGAAGACCGCCGCACGGCCGCACGAGCAGCGCAACACGAGCGTCCTGTTCATCGCGGACCCCGCGGAACGCACGGCGCTCGAACAGGACGAGCGCTTCTACCTGCCCGCGTACATGGCGTCGGCGGGCTGGCTCGGGCTCGACCTGACGGTCGGCACCGTCGACTGGGACGAGGTGCGCGAGCTCATCGACGCGAGCTACCGGCAGATCGCGCCGAAGCGCGCGATCGCCGCGCTCGACGAGGCCTGA